From a region of the Zingiber officinale cultivar Zhangliang chromosome 10B, Zo_v1.1, whole genome shotgun sequence genome:
- the LOC122030167 gene encoding uncharacterized protein LOC122030167 yields the protein MLLSSRAPNGGLTAAARRCSSSKPHPSLFSDSRRRFPSWNPRRPPTFYLSAPAGPIPRRLHSPTASIQEEEAVSVGDDGVPFEGVIQFEKPESSSKLLTWGKVGLLVGGDLLCILVFSAVGRFSHGLPVLDLETLRTSDPFVAGWVLSAYFFGAYGDDGRGVNGLNKAVIAAVKSWAIGIPVGIAIRSGTSGHIPPIAFILVAMGTTGILLIAWRALISNLLSGNQSKKNDAYKQGSPFELFELLTSLVRRW from the exons ATGCTGCTATCAAGCCGAGCGCCCAACGGAGGTCTCACCGCCGCCGCAAGGCGATGCTCTTCTTCCAAGCCTCACCCATCTCTCTTCTCAGATTCGCGCCGCCGCTTCCCTTCCTGGAACCCTAGGAGGCCACCCACTTTCTACCTCTCTGCACCCGCCGGCCCCATCCCTCGCCGTCTGCATTCTCCCACAGCTTCCATACAGGAGGAAGAAGCTGTATCGGTCGGAGACGACGGAGTTCCTTTTGAAGGTGTCATTCAGTTCGAGAAGCCAGAGTCTTCCTCGAAGTTGTTGACATGGGG GAAGGTAGGCCTTTTGGTGGGCGGGGACCTCCTTTGCATTCTTGTCTTCTCGGCTGTAGGAAGGTTCAGTCACGGCTTGCCAGTTCTCGATCTTGAGACATTGAGGACATCGGACCCTTTTGTTGCTG GGTGGGTTCTGAGCGCCTACTTTTTTGGCGCTTACGGAGATGACGGAAGAGGAGTGAATGGTCTTAATAAAGCAGTTATAGCAGCAGTCAAGTCGTGGGCGATTGGAATTCCA GTAGGAATTGCCATAAGGTCTGGAACTTCTGGACATATTCCACCAATTGCATTCATTTTGGTAGCCATGGGAACAACTGGGATATTGCTGATTGCGTGGAGGGCTTTGATTTCCAATCTCCTTTCAGGTAATCAAAGTAAGAAGAATGATGCCTACAAACAGGGAAGCCCATTTGAACTTTTTGAG